Proteins from a genomic interval of Zingiber officinale cultivar Zhangliang chromosome 2A, Zo_v1.1, whole genome shotgun sequence:
- the LOC122040126 gene encoding neutral/alkaline invertase 1, mitochondrial-like, with amino-acid sequence MIASDDGSRSLLLAVNRRLTALSFHIREYFWVDMKKINEIYRYKTEEYSQGATNKSNIYPEQIPSWLVDWIPEKGGYLIGNLQPAHMDFWFFSLGNLWAITSSLTTPRQAEEILNLIEKKWEDFIWNIPLKICYPALEYEE; translated from the coding sequence ATGATTGCCTCTGATGATGGATCCAGGAGCTTGCTGCTTGCTGTTAATAGAAGGCTCACTGCactatcattccatatcagagaGTACTTTTGGGTTGACATGAAGAAGATCAATGAGATTTATCGCTACAAGACTGAAGAATACTCCCAAGGTGCTACTAACAAATCCAACATCTATCCGGAGCAAATTCCTAGTTGGCTAGTTGATTGGATTCCTGAAAAAGGTGGCTACTTGATCGGGAACCTTCAGCCAGCTCACATGGATTTCTGGTTCTTCTCACTGGGTAATCTATGGGCTATCACTTCATCTTTAACCACTCCGAGACAAGCCGAGGAGATTCTGAACCTGATAGAGAAAAAATGGGAGGATTTCATCTGGAATATACCTCTGAAGATATGTTATCCTGCGTTAGAATATGAAGAATGA